A region from the Fusarium musae strain F31 chromosome 1, whole genome shotgun sequence genome encodes:
- a CDS encoding hypothetical protein (EggNog:ENOG41) — MIDHSLLHPTMTDVDILQGLAIAKKYDVATACVKPYAISMAKQELQDSNVMVCPVIGFPHGNSSTAVKLFEAESVTFQGANEVDMVVNIGKVLGGGWEYVAEEIHQVNNAVVKGGAILKVIFENDYFNEEHIGYLCKICTDIGVAFVKTSTGYGFVKQANGMYNYKGSTIPHLKLMVGKSGKDVQVKASRGVRTLDDLLHVMSLGVTRIGATATVAIMEEAVKRGITDQPSKFTFKPMADSSVGGY; from the coding sequence ATGATCGACCACTCCCTTCTGCACCCCACCATGACAGACGTCGATATTCTTCAAGGCCTCGCCATCGCGAAAAAGTACGACGTCGCCACAGCCTGCGTCAAACCATATGCTATTTCCATGGCTAAGCAGGAACTTCAGGACAGTAATGTCATGGTCTGTCCCGTCATTGGCTTTCCGCATGGGAACAGCAGCACTGCCGTCAAGCTTTTCGAAGCTGAATCGGTTACTTTTCAAGGCGCTAATGAGGTCGACATGGTCGTCAATATTGGCAAAGTACTCGGCGGTGGCTGGGAATATGTTGCTGAAGAGATTCACCAAGTCAACAATGCCGTTGTCAAAGGCGGGGCTATTCTGAAAGTCATTTTTGAAAACGACTACTTCAATGAGGAACACATTGGGTACCTTTGCAAGATCTGCACGGACATTGGAGTGGCTTTTGTCAAAACATCAACCGGTTATGGGTTCGTCAAGCAGGCCAACGGCATGTATAATTACAAGGGTTCCACTATTCCTCATCTGAAGCTTATGGTAGGGAAATCTGGCAAGGATGTCCAGGTTAAAGCTTCTAGAGGCGTTCGCACCCTCGACGATTTGCTACATGTCATGTCGCTAGGCGTTACACGGATCGGTGCTACAGCTACAGTTGCGATTATGGAGGAAGCGGTTAAGAGAGGCATCACGGACCAGCCTAGTAAGTTTACGTTCAAGCCCATGGCCGACAGCTCAGTCGGAGGATACTGA
- a CDS encoding hypothetical protein (EggNog:ENOG41) produces the protein MAAKSVFITGTTGFIGGDAFYALNKAHPDWNYTILVRSEDKGKDVQKQYPDVKLAVGSLDDSKVIEKAASEADIVIHTAESSDHQGAAKAIAAGLRSTHSSSNPGYWIHISGTGILCWYDMDNKRYGEGPLPEQAYDDLEGVDKVTSLPDTAFHRDVDKIVLDEAAKDPSAVKVAIVCPPTIYGTGRGPANQRSRQIPGLTETTLEKGFGPIIGAGETEWDNVHVHDLSKLIILLSDRAASSEKQSDEQEIWGPRGYFFAENGKHKWSQISALIAKEAKKQGVIDSDETKVLDVDEAQKKLGFQALSWGLNSRGEAKRARKFLGWKPVGESLEQWIPESVQTEAKRLNKA, from the exons ATGGCTGCAAAGAGCGTCTTTAT TACTGGCACCACCGGTTTCATTGGAGGTGATGCATTCTACGCATTGAATAAAGCGCATCCTGATTGGAATTATACCATCCTCGTCCGAAGTGAGGATAAGGGGAAGGATGTGCAGAAGCAATATCCTGATGTGAAGTTGGCGGTTGGATCGTTGGATGATTCCAAGGTCATTGAGAAGGCCGCTTCTGAAGCCGACATTGTCATTC ACACCGCTGAAAGTTCCGATCACCAAGGCGCTGCCAAGGCTATCGCTGCTGGCCTGCGATCTACCCACTCGAGCTCAAACCCCGGCTACTGGATTCACATCAGCGGCACGGGCATTCTCTGCTGGTACGACATGGACAACAAGCGCTATGGAGAAGGTCCTCTTCCCGAGCAAGCCTACGACGATCTCGAGGGAGTCGACAAGGTCACTTCTCTGCCTGACACCGCTTTCCATCGCGATGTCGACAAGATTGTTCTCGATGAAGCTGCCAAGGATCCCAGCGCCGTAAAGGTCGCCATCGTCTGCCCTCCTACTATCTACGGAACCGGCAGAGGACCCGCCAACCAGCGAAGTCGCCAAATCCCGGGCTTGACCGAGACAACCCTCGAGAAGGGCTTCGGTCCCATCATCGGCGCTGGCGAAACAGAGTGGGACAACGTACACGTCCATGATCTCTCCAAGCTAATTATTCTTCTCTCCGATCGCGCCGCATCATCTGAGAAGCAGTCCGACGAACAGGAAATCTGGGGGCCAAGGGGGTACTTCTTCGCTGAGAACGGCAAACACAAATGGAGCCAGATTTCGGCTCTTATTGCCAAGGAAGCTAAAAAGCAGGGCGTTATTGATAGTGATGAGACAAAGGTgttggatgttgatgaggcaCAGAAGAAGTTGGGATTCCAGGCTCTTTCATGGGGTTTGAATAGTCGTGGTGAGGCAAAGCGAGCGAGGAAATTTCTTGGTTGGAAGCCGGTGGGTGAGAGTTTGGAGCAGTGGATTCCTGAGTCGGTGCAGACTGAGGCCAAGCGATTGAACAAGGCTTAA
- a CDS encoding hypothetical protein (EggNog:ENOG41) codes for MEDPPSAEGENGSNNYTINDLKDFIKNPLTKIGASAVKDGVIVRKEWNEGSCAAEQQRLYRSIRNHVDPIAKDLSKVLDSGNTTIKAYEDGAKATTATMTTTSKAADSIGRNFETITKSATAERVDESISTLNKNINGVCIMANSMMSGILQALEEVVKEVRLINHNLEGIKDELRAKNILASSGGSGPDGFARVVHGFVQLQMRRHSGDDHRFFVWHPDTTWHWRFQQLMEEEPFPPTFCAYTDDLDCLCACMKAARESLPNDSKVTFHLVIPAWYEIQVKVPLHFPDELQPLRIVGPKHGGKELVSFNLPAANPNLLDDVANALDPQGCNSKANMAAGATWLIGGAWGVNGACLAAGIGLGGVTGLGMLIAVPVWWGSMATVGAPITFKATDAVVEMLREEPARILGSDRRLRQEYGLHGL; via the exons ATGGAGGATCCTCCTTCGGCGGAAGGAGAAAACGGGTCAAACAACTATACGATCAACGATCTTAAggactttataaaaaatccGTTGACGAAGATTGGTGCCAGCGCCGTCAAGGACGGTGTGATTGTTCGCAAAGAATGGAACGAAGGTAGCTGCGCGGCGGAGCAGCAGCGACTTTATCGCTCGATCAGAAACCACGTTGATCCAATCGCGAAAGACCTTTCGAAAGTTCTAGACAGCGGAAATACGACGATCAAAGCCTATGAAGACGGCGCGAAAGCGACAACCGCTACAATGACGACCACGAGCAAGGCGGCAGACTCGATCGGTCGGAACTTTGAGACCATAACCAAGAGTGCG ACGGCCGAGCGCGTTGATGAAAGTATAAGCACCTTGAACAAAAATATCAACGGTGTCTGTATCATGGCAAACTCGATGATGTCTGGTATACTCCAGGCCCTTGAAGAAGTGGTTAAGGAGGTACGCCTGATTAACCACAACCTTGAGGGTATCAAGGACGAGCTACGGGCAAAGAACATCCTCGCCTCTTCGGGTGGCTCTGGACCGGATGGCTTTGCACGTGTTGTTCACGGCTTTGTGCAATTACAGATGAGGAGACACAGTGGCGATGACCATAGATTCTTTGTCTGGCACCCGGATACTACATGGCATTGGCGCTTTCAGCAGCTGATGGAAGAGGAACCGTTTCCTCCTACGTTCTGTGCGTACACAGATGACCTTGATTGTCTCTGTGCATGCATGAAAGCAGCCAGAGAATCGTTGCCTAACGATTCCAAAGTGACCTTCCATCTGGTTATTCCAGCATGGTACGAGATCCAAGTGAAGGTCCCGCTTCACTTTCCTGATGAACTTCAGCCTTTGCGGATAGTTGGACCAAAGCATGGTGGAAAGGAATTAGTCTCGTTCAACCTCCCTGCAGCAAACCCCAATTtgcttgacgatgttgctAATGCCCTAGACCCCCAAGGATGTAATAGCAAAGCAAACATGGCAGCTGGAGCAACATGGTTAATAGGTGGTGCTTGGGGAGTCAATGGGGCTTGCCTGGCAGCCGGtattggtcttggtggtgtGACTGGGCTAGGTATGCTAATAGCTGTGCCTGTGTGGTGGGGATCGATGGCTACGGTGGGTGCtcctattacttttaaggcTACTGATGCTGTCGTGGAGATGCTTCGCGAGGAACCAGCTCGAATTTTGGGATCAGACAGACGATTACGTCAAGAATATGGTCTCCATGGGTTATAG
- a CDS encoding hypothetical protein (EggNog:ENOG41), producing MAPTMPRMAAFGLLLLGLPSTALAKPTGLQPRQNVPGDTPFVSFDACSHSQRQDIEKAWADVVTLTGISKQFNPPGTIESRIFGDDINLRFKDISRIYTIFHNIQELSKNGRKMQISCQDVYQEHRAAKDQVSCKNEIQSSSGSIGGYAFSTEPTIEKSTIVLCDTFFGPGQEFLGELVDNLRKAPEGDRKNPNLMAGKGKILLHELTHLTALAETSTNDADSYAWYATEKYFESMFGTPNAAYEKRDGDEDDTSPEQPAPPAVPTKALNIILENKRRGVPMDKDYQDRMNWLFFSTNYGTASQCALFPALATRADVSIGTFSVNALKDNYFPAGTYDVKTQDGDCQYKNDGRGNPGALWCGDTVHSCKQHRDRQRVTWCRGIDPPSQIQHVPMVVCEW from the exons ATGGCTCCTACTATGCCTCGAATGGCGGCCTTtggccttttgcttcttggttTACCTTCCACCGCTCTCGCTAAGCCAACAGGACTCCAGCCACGCCAAAATGTCCCTGGCGACACGCCTTTCGTCAGCTTTGATGCTTGCAGTCATTCTCAACGCCAGGACATCGAGAAGGCTTGGGCTGATGTGGTCACGCTCACTGGCATTTCAAAACAGTTTAATCCTCCCGGCACTATCGAGTCGAGAATTTTCGGAGATGACATCAACTTGAGATTCAAGGATATATCGCGCATATACA CCATTTTCCACAACATCCAAGAACTGAGTAAGAATGGGCGCAAGATGCAGATTTCTTGCCAAGACGTCTACCAGGAACACAGGGCGGCGAAAGACCAAGTTTCATGTAAAAATGAGATTCAGTCTTCATCTGGCTCTATCGGCGGCTACGCATTTTCCACCGAGCCGACCATCGAGAAGTCCACTATCGTTCTTTGTGACACCTTTTTCGGACCTGGCCAAGAGTTCTTAGGGGAACTAGTTGACAATCTCCGAAAGGCGCCAGAGGGTGACAGAAAGAACCCGAATCTCATGGCCGGCAAGGGAAAAATTCTACTTCACGAGCTGACACATCTTACCGCACTGGCAGAGACTTCAACGAATGACG CTGACAGCTACGCCTGGTATGCGACCGAGAAATACTTTGAAAGCATGTTTGGTACTCCCAACGCAGCCtatgagaagagagatggagatgaggatgatacTTCGCCCGAGCAACCAGCGCCTCCCGCAGTCCCCACCAAGGCactcaacatcatcctcgaGAACAAGCGCCGTGGAGTCCCGATGGACAAAGACTACCAAGACAGAATGAACTGGCTATTCTTCTCCACCAACTATGGGACTGCATCGCAATGTGCGCTCTTTCCGGCTCTCGCCACCCGTGCTGATGTATCTATTGGTACCTTCTCGGTTAATGCTCTGAAAGACAACTACTTTCCTGCTGGCACGTACGATGTCAAAACCCAAGATGGAGACTGCCAGTATAAGAACGATGGCAGAGGAAACCCAGGAGCCTTGTGGTGTGGTGATACGGTGCACTCATGCAAGCAGCATCGGGACAGACAGAGGGTCACCTGGTGCCGCGGTATTGACCCGCCTTCCCAGATTCAACATGTACCTATGGTTGTATGTGAGTGGTAG
- a CDS encoding hypothetical protein (EggNog:ENOG41), with the protein MSKQVAEETHLPDADANDFQGLVLADVIPRDRKPWYSDWTLWKLNLLLLSGLLTQTATGFDASMLNGAQSLPQWQSYFGEPKGTRLGAMTFGPNGGVLISILISSQLCDWLGRRKPIFIGSVTIIVGAIVQTCSYNYGMFVASRFIIGFGLGIVSTAAPPLLSEVTYPTHRGKMTSFMMVSWPLGAIIAAWVTYGSFQMQSSWAWRLPSLLQGAFSVVQASLVMFAPESPRWLIYKGRYQEAKDILVKWHGYGDPNSRLARFEMAEITATLEIEKVQKKSRWAEWISTRGNWHRFFLALYIPAMLQWSGNALTSYYLAKVLNSINITDHKTQLLLNAGLQIWGFLSAVVFATMIDKFGRRRLFLVGMSGMGVSYIIWTICSARNQQENFEHIGYAGAVLAMIFVFSFWYHACSPIGATYIMEVTPYSLRAKASMLYQLTGNLAGVYNAFANPVAMEAIAWKYYIVWCVAIAVHLTLIFFFFPETKGYSLEEVAEIFDGPDAPVGANAIGQKKMDDMAMHKE; encoded by the coding sequence atgtcgaAGCAAGTTGCTGAAGAAACTCACCTCCCCGACGCTGACGCCAATGACTTCCAGGGTCTCGTCCTCGCCGATGTCATCCCCCGCGATCGCAAACCGTGGTACTCCGACTGGACATTATGGAaactcaacctcctcctcctcagcggCCTCTTGACTCAGACCGCCACCGGCTTTGACGCGAGTATGCTGAATGGAGCGCAGTCTCTGCCTCAATGGCAGTCATATTTCGGCGAACCCAAGGGAACGCGTCTTGGCGCTATGACGTTTGGCCCCAACGGTGGTGTCCTCATTTCGATCCTTATTTCATCCCAACTGTGCGATTGGCTTGGACGAAGAAAGCCTATCTTTATCGGATCGGTTACCATCATTGTTGGCGCGATTGTTCAGACTTGCTCGTACAACTATGGCATGTTTGTTGCCTCGCGCTTCATCATCGGCTTTGGTCTCGGTATTGTTTCCACTGCGGcgcctcctctcctctccgaaGTTACATACCCGACGCATCGCGGAAAGATGACGTCTTTCATGATGGTCTCGTGGCCGCTTGGTGCTATCATTGCTGCTTGGGTCACCTACGGAAGCTTCCAGATGCAGAGCTCTTGGGCATGGCGTCTTCCaagtcttcttcaaggcGCGTTCTCTGTCGTTCAGGCTTCACTGGTCATGTTTGCACCCGAGTCTCCTCGATGGTTGATCTACAAGGGCCGATACCAGGAGGCTAAGGATATTCTCGTCAAGTGGCATGGTTACGGAGACCCCAACTCGAGACTTGCACGATTCGAAATGGCCGAGATCACAGCGAcgcttgagattgagaaggtCCAGAAGAAGTCGCGCTGGGCGGAATGGATCTCTACTCGCGGCAACTGGCATAGATTCTTCCTGGCTCTGTACATCCCCGCAATGTTGCAGTGGTCCGGAAACGCCCTCACCTCGTACTATCTCGCCAAGGTCCTCAACTCGATCAACATCACCGACCACAAAacacagcttcttctcaacgccGGTCTCCAAATCTGGGGATTCCTCTCAGCTGTCGTCTTTGCCACAATGATTGACAAGTTTGGTCGGCGCAGactcttcctcgtcggtATGTCAGGTATGGGTGTATCATACATCATCTGGACAATCTGCTCTGCCCGCAACCAACAGGAGAACTTCGAGCACATTGGCTACGCTGGTGCAGTTCTGGCCATGATCTTTGTCTTCTCATTCTGGTATCACGCCTGTTCCCCCATTGGCGCCACTTATATCATGGAGGTCACACCGTACTCGCTACGTGCAAAGGCATCTATGTTGTACCAGCTCACTGGCAACTTGGCGGGTGTTTACAACGCTTTCGCAAACCCTGTTGCCATGGAGGCTATTGCTTGGAAGTACTACATCGTTTGGTGTGTTGCGATTGCTGTCcacttgactttgatcttcttcttcttccccgaGACCAAGGGCTATTCTCTTGAGGAGGTGGCAGAGATCTTTGATGGACCTGATGCTCCCGTCGGTGCGAATGCGATTggacagaagaagatggacgaCATGGCGATGCATAAGGAATGA